One genomic segment of Aquipluma nitroreducens includes these proteins:
- the greA gene encoding transcription elongation factor GreA, translating into MGKVTYVTEEGLRNMKEELDRLTKIERPAISKAIGEAIEKGDISENAEYDAAKDAQGMLEAKIAILSAKIASTRIIDESKIDTSSVQMMNKVTIRNKVNNATMQYTIVSEPEANLKLGKISIQTPIAKGLLGKKLGDVVEIQVPSGKVEFEIVDIAI; encoded by the coding sequence ATGGGAAAGGTTACTTACGTTACAGAAGAAGGCCTTCGGAATATGAAAGAAGAACTTGATCGGCTGACCAAAATTGAGCGTCCAGCCATTTCAAAAGCAATAGGCGAGGCCATTGAAAAAGGTGATATTTCAGAAAATGCTGAATATGATGCTGCCAAAGATGCCCAAGGCATGCTTGAAGCTAAAATTGCTATTTTGAGTGCAAAAATCGCTTCTACAAGAATAATTGACGAATCAAAAATCGATACATCTTCGGTTCAGATGATGAACAAGGTTACCATAAGAAACAAAGTAAACAATGCAACCATGCAATACACTATTGTTTCTGAACCGGAAGCGAATTTGAAATTAGGAAAAATCTCGATTCAGACCCCAATTGCAAAAGGATTGCTGGGTAAAAAATTGGGTGATGTAGTTGAAATCCAGGTTCCTTCCGGAAAGGTGGAATTTGAGATTGTTGATATTGCAATCTAA
- a CDS encoding HIT family protein has translation MASLFTKIVNGEIPAWKVAEDENFLAFLDIFPVAKGHTLVIPKKEVDYLFDLDDETYLGLQLFAKKVATGIRKAIPCQKVGVMVLGLEVPHAHIHLVPMQTEADLLHFSKKLSFSKEEMAEITAAIARECQ, from the coding sequence ATGGCAAGCCTTTTTACCAAAATTGTAAACGGAGAAATACCAGCCTGGAAAGTAGCCGAAGATGAGAATTTTCTCGCTTTTTTGGACATTTTCCCGGTGGCCAAAGGCCATACTTTAGTCATTCCGAAAAAGGAAGTGGATTACCTGTTTGATCTGGATGATGAAACTTACCTCGGACTACAGTTGTTCGCGAAGAAAGTTGCCACAGGTATCCGGAAAGCTATTCCTTGCCAGAAGGTAGGGGTAATGGTTCTTGGATTGGAAGTGCCTCATGCACACATTCACCTGGTTCCGATGCAAACTGAAGCCGATTTGCTGCATTTTTCAAAAAAGTTATCGTTCTCGAAAGAAGAAATGGCTGAAATAACTGCTGCTATTGCCCGGGAATGCCAGTAA
- the ruvC gene encoding crossover junction endodeoxyribonuclease RuvC encodes MDKKPITILGIDPGTNIMGYGLIEVVDNKPRILQVGVIKTAGFTDHYQKLRHIFDRTNALLKELQPDELAIESPFYGKDIQAMLKLGRAQGVVMGLALSREIPVFEYAPLKVKQSITGMGRAAKEQVAFFLKNMFTLNELPKELDATDAVAVAVCHYLQMKNPVGKSGIKSWGDFVKKNPDRVK; translated from the coding sequence ATGGACAAAAAACCAATAACAATTCTGGGTATTGACCCGGGAACCAACATCATGGGTTACGGACTGATTGAAGTGGTGGATAATAAGCCGCGGATTTTGCAGGTTGGAGTTATAAAAACTGCCGGATTTACTGATCACTACCAAAAGCTCAGGCATATTTTCGATCGTACCAACGCACTACTGAAAGAGCTTCAACCCGACGAACTGGCCATTGAATCTCCATTTTACGGCAAAGACATTCAGGCCATGCTGAAATTGGGACGAGCGCAAGGAGTGGTTATGGGATTGGCTTTAAGCCGAGAGATTCCAGTATTTGAATACGCTCCACTGAAAGTAAAACAGTCGATAACCGGAATGGGACGTGCGGCCAAAGAACAGGTAGCATTTTTCCTGAAAAACATGTTTACCCTGAATGAACTTCCGAAGGAACTGGACGCCACTGACGCAGTGGCTGTGGCTGTTTGCCATTACCTGCAAATGAAAAATCCGGTGGGAAAATCCGGAATAAAAAGCTGGGGCGATTTTGTAAAGAAGAATCCAGATCGGGTGAAGTAG
- a CDS encoding DMT family transporter: MKRISKAYIYALLSVLLWSTVATAFKLGLMVLSPLYLILLSTAFSLLVFFVVILLQGRIRELFTVTFTGLGKSALLGALNPFGYYLILFQAYNLLPAQVAQPLNMIWPVTLALLSAPLLKQKITIRNIVAILVSFVGVVFISSQGSLSGIANTNLTGALLAVGSSIIWAFFWVLSVLDKRDEIFKLFWNFAFGLSYLVIAAFLFTDFRLPDPRGIPASIYIGLFELGITYILWMKAMQLSENNAKTGNLIFLSPFLSLVFIHFILGETIFVTTFIGLAFIISGIWYQQKK, from the coding sequence ATGAAGCGCATCTCGAAAGCCTATATCTATGCCCTGCTGTCGGTCCTTTTATGGTCGACAGTTGCCACTGCCTTTAAACTGGGATTGATGGTGCTTTCGCCACTTTACCTGATTTTACTTTCTACGGCTTTTTCACTGCTTGTATTTTTTGTGGTCATTCTCCTACAAGGCAGAATCAGGGAATTATTCACTGTCACTTTCACCGGATTGGGAAAATCAGCTTTGCTTGGAGCATTAAATCCATTTGGCTACTACCTTATTCTTTTTCAGGCATACAACCTTTTACCTGCACAGGTAGCACAACCGCTCAATATGATTTGGCCGGTAACACTGGCATTGCTTTCAGCGCCATTACTGAAACAAAAAATTACGATCCGAAATATTGTCGCCATTCTTGTCAGCTTTGTCGGGGTCGTATTTATTTCGTCGCAGGGAAGTCTCTCCGGAATTGCGAATACAAATTTGACTGGTGCACTACTGGCTGTTGGAAGTAGCATAATATGGGCTTTCTTTTGGGTTTTAAGTGTGCTCGATAAACGTGACGAGATTTTCAAACTTTTCTGGAATTTCGCCTTTGGATTGAGCTACCTCGTAATTGCAGCTTTTTTATTTACTGATTTTAGGTTACCCGACCCCAGGGGCATACCGGCATCCATTTATATCGGATTATTTGAACTCGGAATCACCTATATTTTGTGGATGAAAGCCATGCAACTGAGTGAGAACAATGCAAAAACCGGGAACCTGATTTTCCTTTCGCCTTTTCTCTCTCTGGTATTTATTCATTTTATACTGGGTGAAACCATTTTCGTTACTACATTTATCGGACTTGCTTTCATCATTTCAGGAATCTGGTATCAGCAGAAAAAGTGA
- a CDS encoding tetratricopeptide repeat protein gives MRTLLWILFLLTPAILFGQNNDLQNMANLASKYYQNKEFGKAAELYEQLYTSTKSEGYFNIYFDCLLGIPDYDKAEKAIKKGLRGNSADSYWYVQWGFLKKAQGQIPESAKMYEKAISSLSGNPTEYPNLANQFLNRREYEYAEKVYIKARSTQNPAIYNYELARIYYYMRNYDRMLNEYMEWMKQKESNLEIVKSNLQSVLSMDNDGDISKQLKNYVLKRIQQEPTQLIYNRLLIWLFIQDKNFIAATRQAIALDKRTETEDANVFDLANVSASNKYYDDAAKAYDYLIGKGKNAEYYNLAYQQKMQMNYDRFIDNGILDAVRAKDLQNQFTKTFATLGISVKTTALQIEYAHLLAFYLGQPAEAIRILTDGLGMAGVNVQEISALKAELSDVYVYSGDLWEAVISYSQVIESNKANPLGDDVKFKKAKLGYYMGNFKWAKAQLDALRASTSKLIANDAMDLSLFISENLEDDSLATPLRIFARADLHLFRNNFTEALAALDSVSTIYPDNSLIDDVDFRKAGIFQKQGKYEEASALLNSIVKDHSWEMLADDALFQLATIYEDKLNRKAEAKELFKKMLTDYPGSIYVVDARTEYRKMEEAESKTETPVFQEKK, from the coding sequence ATGAGGACTTTGCTCTGGATTTTATTTCTGTTGACGCCGGCGATTTTATTTGGGCAAAACAACGATTTGCAAAATATGGCAAATCTGGCCAGCAAATATTACCAGAACAAGGAGTTTGGTAAAGCGGCCGAGCTGTACGAGCAATTGTATACAAGCACCAAATCAGAAGGTTATTTCAATATTTATTTCGATTGTTTATTGGGAATTCCGGATTACGACAAGGCTGAAAAAGCAATAAAAAAAGGACTCCGTGGCAATTCTGCCGATTCTTATTGGTACGTTCAGTGGGGATTCCTGAAAAAGGCTCAGGGGCAGATACCCGAATCGGCTAAAATGTATGAAAAAGCAATTTCGTCGCTTTCTGGTAATCCAACTGAATATCCGAACCTTGCCAACCAGTTCCTTAACCGTCGCGAATACGAATATGCCGAGAAAGTTTACATCAAAGCCCGTTCGACACAGAATCCAGCCATTTACAATTATGAATTGGCGCGAATTTATTATTACATGCGCAACTACGACCGAATGCTGAACGAGTACATGGAATGGATGAAGCAAAAGGAAAGCAATCTGGAAATAGTAAAGAGCAACCTTCAATCGGTTCTGTCGATGGACAACGATGGCGACATCAGTAAACAACTGAAAAACTATGTCCTGAAACGCATTCAGCAAGAACCAACACAATTGATTTATAACCGGCTGCTGATCTGGCTATTCATTCAGGATAAAAATTTTATTGCCGCGACCCGGCAAGCCATTGCCCTCGACAAACGAACCGAAACCGAAGATGCCAATGTATTTGATCTAGCCAATGTTTCGGCCTCCAATAAATACTACGATGATGCCGCAAAAGCCTACGATTATTTAATCGGGAAAGGGAAAAATGCAGAATATTACAATCTGGCCTATCAGCAGAAAATGCAAATGAATTATGATCGTTTTATTGACAACGGCATTCTGGATGCAGTTCGTGCCAAAGACCTTCAAAACCAGTTCACCAAGACCTTCGCAACTCTCGGCATTTCAGTGAAAACAACAGCGCTTCAGATTGAATATGCTCATTTACTTGCCTTTTACCTCGGCCAACCTGCTGAAGCCATCAGAATTTTGACTGACGGGCTTGGAATGGCAGGTGTCAACGTTCAGGAAATTTCGGCTCTGAAAGCTGAGCTGTCTGATGTTTATGTGTATTCAGGCGATTTGTGGGAGGCGGTAATATCTTATTCTCAGGTGATAGAGAGCAATAAAGCCAATCCGTTGGGCGATGATGTGAAATTTAAGAAAGCGAAACTTGGTTATTACATGGGCAATTTCAAGTGGGCAAAAGCTCAGCTCGATGCTTTGAGGGCAAGTACATCGAAGCTGATTGCCAACGATGCCATGGATCTTTCGCTATTCATCAGCGAAAACCTTGAGGACGACAGTCTCGCCACGCCGCTGAGAATATTTGCACGGGCCGATCTGCATTTGTTCCGAAATAACTTTACTGAAGCATTGGCAGCTTTGGATTCGGTAAGCACTATTTATCCTGACAATTCACTCATTGATGATGTTGACTTTCGCAAAGCAGGGATCTTTCAGAAGCAAGGAAAATATGAAGAAGCATCGGCGCTCTTAAATTCCATCGTTAAAGATCACAGTTGGGAAATGCTGGCTGACGATGCGCTTTTTCAGTTGGCAACTATTTACGAGGATAAACTGAACCGAAAAGCAGAAGCAAAGGAGCTTTTCAAGAAAATGCTGACTGATTACCCGGGAAGTATTTATGTGGTCGATGCCCGTACAGAATACCGAAAAATGGAGGAAGCTGAAAGCAAGACCGAAACACCTGTCTTTCAGGAGAAAAAATAA